In the genome of Monodelphis domestica isolate mMonDom1 chromosome 2, mMonDom1.pri, whole genome shotgun sequence, one region contains:
- the LOC100031169 gene encoding trace amine-associated receptor 8a-like, whose translation MSDSIGFQPAAVQLCYENVNGSCIQTPYSPVLRVILYMAFGTGVVLAVLGNLLVMISILHFRQLHSPANFLIASLACADFLVGATVMPFSMVRSVESCWYFGNSYCKLHTTFDVAFCYTSLLHLCFISIDRYIAVTDPLTYPTKFTFSVSGLCIALSWTITMTYSGSVFYTGVNADGLEELVSALTCVGGCQIAVNQNWILIDFLLFFIPSLIMIILYSKIFLVAKVQARKIENTGSTGDSSDSYKARVSKRERKAAKTLGIAVIAFMISWLPYSLDTLIDAFLGFITPAYVYEICCWFAYYNSAVNPLIYGFFYPWFRKAIKLIVTGKVLEHGSSTMSLFSEQE comes from the coding sequence ATGAGTGACAGCATTGGGTTCCAGCCAGCAGCTGTGCAGCTCTGCTATGAAAATGTCAATGGCTCCTGCATTCAGACTCCCTACTCCCCTGTACTGCGAGTCATCCTCTACATGGCCTTTGGCACTGGGGTTGTCCTGGCTGTCTTGGGAAACCTCCTGGTCATGATTTCCATCCTTCACTTCAGGCAGCTGCACTCTCCAGCCaatttcctcattgcctcctTGGCTTGTGCTGACTTTCTGGTGGGAGCCACTGTGATGCCCTTCAGCATGGTGAGGTCTGTGGAGAGTTGTTGGTACTTTGGCAACAGTTACTGTAAACTTCATACTACTTTTGATGTAGCATTTTGTTATACTTCTCTCCTTCACTTGTGCTTCATCTCTATTGATAgatatattgctgttactgacCCTCTCACCTATCCAACCAAGTTCACATTCTCTGTCTCTGGGCTGTGCATAGCTCTCTCCTGGACCATCACGATGACTTACAGTGGGTCTGTTTTCTACACAGGTGTCAATGCTGATGGACTGGAGGAGTTAGTAAGTGCCCTCACTTGTGTGGGAGGCTGTCAGATTGCTGTGAATCAGAACTGGATCCTAATAGACTTTCTGTTGTTTTTCATACCCAGCCTCATTATGATCATTCTCTACTCTAAGATTTTTCTTGTAGCTAAAGTTCAGGCTAGAAAGATTGAAAATACAGGGAGCACAGGGGACTCTTCAGATAGTTACAAAGCCAGAGTGtccaagagggagagaaaagcagCCAAAACACTGGGCATAGCTGTGATTGCATTCATGATTTCATGGTTACCCTACTCACTTGATACATTAATTGATGCTTTTCTTGGTTTCATCACCCCTGCTTATGTTTATGAGATTTgctgttggtttgcttattataACTCAGCTGTGAATCCCCTGATTTATGGTTTCTTTTACCCTTGGTTTCGAAAAGCTATAAAACTCATTGTCACTGGCAAAGTCTTAGAGCATGGCTCTTCAACCATGAGTTTGTTTTCTGAACAAGAATGA
- the LOC100031181 gene encoding trace amine-associated receptor 6-like produces the protein MTYNNGSQSSFVQLCYENINGSCIHFPYSKGHRVMLYLTYGTGIVLAILGNLLVMISILHFRQLHSPANFLIASLACADFLVGATVMPFSMVRSVEGCWYFGNSYCKLHTTFDAGFCLTSLFHLCFISIDRYIAVTDPLTYPTKFTVSVSGLCISLSWAFTMTYSGSVFYTGVNADGLEELVSALTCVGGCQLAVNQNWVLIDFLLFFIPSLIMIILYSKIFLVAKVQARKIENTGSTGDSSDSYKARVSKRERKAAKTLGITVIAFLISWLPYSLDSVIDAFLGFITPAYVYEICYWLGYYNSAVNPLIYAFFYPWFRKAIKLIVTGKILQDGSSTMNLFSEQE, from the coding sequence ATGACCTACAACAATGGGTCCCAGTCTTCATTTGTGCAGCTCTGCTACGAGAACATCAATGGGTCCTGCATTCATTTTCCCTATTCCAAAGGACACCGAGTCATGCTTTACCTGACCTATGGCACTGGGATTGTTCTGGCTATCTTGGGAAACCTCCTGGTCATGATTTCCATCCTTCACTTCAGGCAGCTGCACTCTCCAGCCaatttcctcattgcctcctTGGCTTGTGCTGACTTTCTGGTGGGAGCCACTGTGATGCCCTTCAGCATGGTGAGGTCTGTGGAGGGTTGTTGGTACTTTGGCAACAGTTACTGTAAACTTCATACTACTTTTGATGCAGGATTTTGTTTAACTTCCCTCTTTCACTTGTGCTTCATCTCTATTGATAGATATATTGCTGTCACCGACCCTCTCACCTATCCAACCAAGTTCACAGTCTCTGTCTCTGGGCTGTGCATATCTCTCTCCTGGGCCTTCACAATGACTTACAGTGGGTCTGTTTTCTACACAGGTGTCAATGCTGATGGACTGGAGGAGTTAGTAAGTGCCCTCACTTGTGTGGGAGGCTGCCAGCTTGCTGTGAATCAGAACTGGGTCCTAATAGACTTTCTGTTGTTTTTCATACCCAGCCTCATTATGATCATTCTTTACTCTAAGATTTTTCTTGTAGCTAAAGTTCAGGCTAGAAAGATTGAAAATACAGGGAGCACAGGGGACTCTTCAGATAGTTACAAAGCCAGAGTGtccaagagggagagaaaagcagCCAAAACACTGGGCATCACAGTGATTGCATTCCTTATTTCATGGTTACCCTATTCACTTGACTCAGTAATTGATGCTTTCCTAGGCTTTATCACTCCTGCCTATGTTTATGAGATCTGCTATTGGTTGGGTTATTATAACTCAGCTGTGAATCCCTTAATTTATGCTTTCTTTTATCCTTGGTTTAGAAAAGCTATAAAACTCATTGTCACTGGCAAAATCTTACAGGATGGTTCTTCAACCATGAATTTATTTTCTGAACAAGAATAA
- the LOC100031188 gene encoding trace amine-associated receptor 7a-like has product MSNNNGSQPAAVQFCYENTNGSCIKTSYSPGFQVILYLTFGFGALLAVSGNLLVMISILHFKQLHSPANFLIASLACADFLVGATVMPFSMVRSVESCWYFGESFCKFHSSFDGSFCYSSIFHLCFISIDRYIAVTDPLVYPTKFTLSVSGMCIMFSWLLALTFSFSVFYTGVNDDGLEELVSALTCVGGCQIAVNQTWVLIDFLLFLIPTLVMVILYCKIFLVAKHQARKIESMSSKTESSSESYQARVSKRERKAAKTLGIAVAAFLIAWFPYFIETIIDAFLGFITPTYVYEILLWFAYYNSAMNPLIYAFFYPWFRRAIKLIVTGKVFTGHSSTIDLFSEQIKALD; this is encoded by the coding sequence ATGAGCAACAACAATGGATCCCAGCCTGCAGCTGTGCAGTTCTGCTATGAAAACACAAATGGGTCCTGTATCAAAACCTCCTATTCCCCAGGATTTCAAGTCATCCTCTACTTGACCTTTGGATTTGGGGCTCTCTTGGCTGTTTCGGGAAACCTTCTGGTAATGATTTCAATTCTTCACTTCAAGCAGCTGCACTCTCCAGCCAATTTTCTCATTGCTTCCTTGGCCTGTGCTGACTTCTTGGTGGGAGCCACTGTGATGCCCTTCAGTATGGTGAGGTCAGTGGAGAGTTGTTGGTATTTTGGGGAGAGTTTCTGTAAATTTCACTCCAGTTTTGATGGGTCATTTTgttattcttccatttttcacttGTGTTTCATCTCCATTGATAGATATATTGCTGTCACTGACCCTCTGGTCTACCCAACCAAGTTCACTCTGTCAGTTTCAGGGATGTGCATTATGTTCTCCTGGCTCCTGGCACTCACATTTAGTTTTTCAGTTTTCTACACAGGTGTCAATGATGATGGGCTGGAGGAATTAGTAAGTGCCCTCACCTGTGTGGGAGGCTGTCAGATAGCTGTGAATCAAACCTGGGTATTGATTGACTTCCTGTTGTTCTTGATTCCTACCCTGGTTATGGTCATTCTTTACTGTAAGATTTTTCTGGTAGCTAAACACCAGGCTAGAAAGATTGAAAGTATGAGCAGCAAAACTGAGTCTTCCTCAGAGAGTTACCAAGCCAGGGtgtccaagagagagagaaaagcagcaaAAACACTGGGTATCGCAGTGGCTGCATTTCTGATTGCATGGTTCCCTTACTTTATTGAAACTATAATTGATGCATTCCTAGGGTTCATCACCCCAACATATGTCTATGAAATTTTATTATGGTTTGCCTATTATAACTCAGCCATGAACCCTCTGATTTATGCTTTCTTTTACCCTTGGTTTCGAAGAGCAATTAAACTGATTGTCACTGGGAAAGTCTTCACAGGTCACTCTTCAACAATAGATTTGTTTTCTGAACAAATTAAGGCTTTAGACTGA